The Lycium barbarum isolate Lr01 chromosome 4, ASM1917538v2, whole genome shotgun sequence nucleotide sequence ATTATTGAAAATTCCACCAGTCTGCCGATATGGCCCACGGTGTTGAAGTGGCTTCGGTTGATTACCATTTTCCAGTGGTTCAGATATTCAGTAGCTCTGTTTTTGTCATCTCACTACTGGAGTTGCCTCAACTATCTTTATTACCAAACAAATGCATATTCTGTTACGATCTTGTTTTGGGACTCCAGCACAAAACTTGACTCATGTTTTTGTATTGGCAAAATTACAGGTATCTTGTGCCAGCTGACTTGACAGTTGGGCAATTTGTTTATGTCATTCGCAAAAGAATCAAATTGAGTGCAGAAAAGGCAATTTTCATATTTATTGACAATGTCCTACCGCCAACAGGTAAATCTACTCGGTACTATCTGGCTTTTGGAAGTTGCCATAGCAATTCAAAAAAATTGTCTTTTTTACTATGAAGTGAGCTCACTGTTTGGTTTTGCAGGGGCAATCATGTCTGCAATTTATGATGAGAAAAAGGATGAGGATGGATTCCTCTACGTTACCTACAGTGGAGAAAACACATTCGGGGACCTGGACGAGCTGTAGCTTTCACGCCAGTGACATTCGTTCATTGCTTAAATTTCCCTTGTTTATTGTCCCGTCACACTTCTCGGTCGTTCTTTTAATATCTTCTCTCGTTCCTCCCTCTTATCGGGGTTTTATTGGCAAAAATCATGTATAGCATATATTTACGTATAGTTCAAAAAGACAAGTGTTCCAGTCTTGTGGAATATGATGTTAATAATCATCTGGATTCAATCTCCGTAAAAATTGTGTTAGTGTCTGGTTCAGTTGTGGCTTTATAAGGGCGACACTGAGATGCCTAATTTCATTCTTGATTGTGTTCCTATTTCAACATTCTGTTAGTAATTATTTGTGCTTACTATTGCCATAAGGTGGAAAGAGAATGGAGAAATGGGTGTTTGTTCTATTTTTTCAGCACCAATTGTATATTTACATCCAGATATTTTCAGTAACTTACACAGATGTGTCGAAAGAACAGCTGATTTTGTAAAACAGTTTATTTCTCCATCAAAGATCGCTCAAGGACCTTTGAGATATGGACTAATGTTCCCTCTTAAATGAGCAGTTGCTTAAAACATAAAGACTTTCAATTACTGGGAAGTTTCATTATCTGAAGTTCCAAACATATCATTCTTTGAATGACCAAAACAAAGGTTTCTTTGTATGAAGTCAACCTTCAAGTGGAGTTGATTATACATCAAAGACAAATTAAACTTTCAAGTTGCCTCCCCTCTCATCTCAGGCCGATTGCTGCATCCGCCTTTGTAGCTCCTCGCCTTTGAGTACGACAACAGTCCAAACATAGACCGAATGAAGGGCCTAAACTCTCGAGaggttgcttatgaaaatgagctTTCTCCATGATATGATTCCCCTATGAAAGCCAGAAGTAAACAAAGAGAGGTAGAAGAAAATAAAGTGTCGTCCCTTGTATGAGTTCGGGAAGGCTAGGAGTAAACAAAGAGCGGTGAAGAGAATAAAGTGTTGTGCCCTTCTTTCTTTTCCATAGCTGGTCAAATGGAAGGAGACGTCGTGCAAGGCGAAGACTTTGACAGGTATTGGTAGGCACACATCTGATAGCTTTGTCGGGGGGTTTTAGGAGGTCTTTTGAGTGCATGTTTATAGAGATAAAGTGCCTTCAGTCCTATTTTCAGAAAGTCAAGTCATAGAATCATGTGGGAAATCTTGTGTCCAGAAGTATGGTGTCATTGAGCTGGGGAGATTATGAAGTATATCGAGTTTATGGACAAACTGGTCGAAGATGTTGACTTAAGGGGGAGTAAATTTGTCTAAGGAATCAGCATCATGGCCTACCATTTTGTTGCTTCACTAAAACTAAAATATCCAATTCTCTGGCAATGGAAAATGAACCTATGACTGTAATGTAAACGCAAGGTTTTTGTTGCAAAGGTCATGTCCACGTCTTTCGTCGTATAATCTTGCAAAACTGATATTTGTGTTTATGAAAGCACTATGCAGGTAACCCCTTTCCCAACATTCATATTCTTTTTATGTATTCACTTCTACCAATACTTTATTATAAGTGTATACAATAGCTTGCAAAATTTGCGAAGATCTCCACAGCATCCAATGTAATGTAAATTACAAGAAACTAAAGGGTGGGCGACATTTTAGCTCCTCTCAGTTAGCATCTTGGTGTAGTGAGATTTTTTAGGCAGTAACATGAAGTAGACAGAGAAGGTTACTGTCAACCTTTGTCCACTT carries:
- the LOC132635085 gene encoding autophagy-related protein 8f-like, with product MAKSSFKQEHDLEKRCAEAARIREKYSDRIPVIVEKAEKSDIPNIDKKKYLVPADLTVGQFVYVIRKRIKLSAEKAIFIFIDNVLPPTGAIMSAIYDEKKDEDGFLYVTYSGENTFGDLDEL